caaggcaaatgttctacctgctgtgctattgctccagaccccaaggaCTGCTTCTTAATTTTGCAATAGAGACTAATTTTGCTGATTTGTCTCCATTTCAAGTTACAGAAAACTGACACAGGGCCCGGGAAGGTGCagagtttaggtgcttgccttgttcccTACAGACCCCGATCCCCAGGTCCgcttatggtcccttgaactgtaccaggtgtgatccctgagcacagagccaggagtaaaccctgagcaccaatggttTATCCTCTACAATCGCGTTTCCTCCGAACAGGCatttctttcctctgtcctttgtcgtttgtttgttttgaggccacacccaacagcactcaggacttactcctgcctctacactcaggaatgactcctagtggggcttggggaactgtatatggtgtggggggtcaaacctgggtctactgcgCCCAAGACAAGCACCTGCTGTTCTATAGATTCATCTCCTCTGTCCTTTTTTGCAGGGAAGGAGGGTGagggagaagcagaggagaatgGTGGAGGTTGGGCCTCCTGTGAGTTCTTTGGATGACCTTGGGCTCTGGGTACTTGGCAGTCTTGCTTCTCGGCGTCGGCTCATCCTGGCAATTCCAGAGTTTCTGGGGTGGCCAGGTCACATGGATGACGCCGCTGTGAGGACAGAGCCTCCCCCTGGCTCAGTCTGGGCCAGTGCAATGTCGGAGGGTATCTGGGAACGGGCCATGTCTGGGGTCGACCTGGGATCACACAGTGACGTGGGAAATGGCTGCTGAGAGCAGCTTTTCTGGAACGGTTGGAACTCAGGAagtttttacacttttttttcttacttttatttttcttttggtttgtttttggtcacacccattgtactattgctctggccactttCTTAGTCtttgctttttgatttgttttttgtctgttggtggccacacccggcagtgctcagggattatgcagtactcaggggaccctgcagtgccagagatcagggCCTCCTGATACTAGTCTGTAAGCTAACTCCCTGGCCTTCATGTTCTTCCTTATAAAacgggctggaacaatagtacagcggtagggcgtttgccttgcatgcgctgacctggTTATGATCTCCGATATctcatctgatcccctgagctccaccaggagtaatttctgagatcTAGAAGCATAGATCTAGAAGCAACACCTGGGTATTGCCGGATGTGCTCCACCCGataaaaatagggggctggagcaatagtacagtgagtaagacacttgctttgcatacagcagacctagttacaatctccaacatcccatctgatcccctgagcaccatcaggagtaatccctgagtgcagagacaggagtaactcttgagagcattgccaggtgtggcaaaaacaacaaaacaacaccctatacccactgtactattgttccggacCCTCCGGTcccctttataaaaaattaagaccAGGGACTTATCTCATAGACTAGTGTCAGAAAgtcctccaggtgtggtcccccataACTCCTctccaataaaactttttttattttttgctttttgggtcacacctggaaatgcacaggaattatgccctacccgctgtgctatcgctcaaggcCCCTCCAATAAAATGTAAACCACATTTTTTCTGCTTTGGCATGCATGGGCTGGTCGGCTGGGCTCCTTTCCAGCCACAAACTCCGGTCAAGCCGCAAAATCCCAGGATAGACCACAAGGCGGCGCTGTTATACCACGCTCGGGAGACGCTCCCCCTAGCCACGTGGTTTCTCAACGGCCGGAGAGTACAAGGAgtgttggggttgggggtgtTCTGTGGAGTCATTTCCTAGGAGACTGAGGCAAGAGACGCGGAGAGAGGCCACACGCCGGCCAGGGAAGCTGGCCTGGGCATTCTTTCGCGCTCTGCTGGGTCAGAGCTGATCCCCCAGAGCGTGTACCGTTACCCGGGAGACGGCCACCAGGCGGGGGCGTGGCTTCACGAAATGGGCGTGGCTATTAGGCGGAGGGAGGCGGAGCTTTGTGAAATGAGTGATGGTGAGACAGTGAGAGGCGGAGCTTCCTAAGTGGGCGTGACGATGACATAGAGATGGGCGGGACTTCCTTAGTGGGCGTGACGATGACCCAGCGAGGGGCGGGACTTCCTAAGTGGGCGTGGTGACGAGACATTGATGGGTGTAGCTTTCCAAAACTGGTGCCCTACAGGAGCTCCCCATGGGGGCCGGCTATTTGGCTCTTTGGTCGGCTCTCAGAATCagcaagattttctttttttgtttgttttttgagtcacactcggcgatgcataggggttgctactggctttgcactcagcaattattcatggtggtgcttgggggaccatatgggatgctgggaatggaacatggttcagccgcgtgcaaggcaaacgccctaactgctgtttccagcccccaaatcagcaAGATTTTCTAAAGTGAACTGGGTGGACGGAAAgataggtacttgccttgcatgtggttggacCCCAGTTCAATACAaaccccaccagagtgatccacTGACCATCgccagctctggcccccaaacaaccccccaaaataacaaagtgAACCGGGCGGGGGCAGCTGGATGTCCCCACAAAtgccatcaatgggatgatgtgCAGCCCACAGTGCTAGGTGCGAGGAGGTTACACCAATTCCCGAGTTTCCTTGCTATTAGAGGGCTAAAGGTGGGCGTTTATCCTGGACATCAGATCTCTGTGATGAGGCCTGAAGAGTCAGTCCCCAGAGAAGTGGGAGAGCCACTGTGGAAACAGGCTACTGACCCCTGGGAGTCCCCCATACCAGTGTGGATGTGAGCACCAGCAGGGAGGGTCTTGCCTGTTCCTGGTTTGCTGTTTGGCTCTTGGCTTCAGTCTCCCTATTGGCTCCTCAGCTGGAAAAAATGCCAGTCACTCACCAGCCCTTGACAGTGCTAAACTGCTGAGATGACCCTGTGCGGGGACACTGGTCCCACCTGCACTCACTGAAGGGGGATCAATGGCAGGCCAGGTCAGGTGACACTAGGACGCAGAGGGGTCAGCACCAGCAGGTGGCAACCTGAGGCCTTGAGATCCAGGgagtgggcctggagagataatactgcaggtgggcacttgtcttgcaggcagccagcccagagaccatcccctatggttccctgaggccccATAGGAGtgcaccctgagtgcagagccaggccttgCAAAAGGCCCCGTGTTCCATCCCTGGGGCAGCCACACGCATGGAGCATGAATATTGGCACTTCCGTTCCTTGGGATGTCTGGCCTGGGCTGAGCAAATGACTcagctgccctgcaggcaggcttGTGGGCCCTGCAGACGGTGCCCCTGGTGGGCAGCTGTGAGCCCAGCCATTCCAATCAGGGAGCACTATAGAATGTGCGACCATGGGTcaagcatgtgtgtgaccccGGGAAGGCAAACACTTGGATTGTAAAGTCTGAACATGGAGCTCACCAGCCAGATTCTTGTTTTAAAGCCAtacctacccagcagtgctcagggcttgctcctggctctgtgctcaggggaacgtatgtggtgctgagggactgaacctaggctggctgtgtgcaaggcaagtgccttcccgctgtgctacctctccagccccagttaaaaAGTCCCTGGTTCAAGATTTGTGCTGGGCTGATTAACGTTGGGGTACCCTTcgatttttgttttcactttggaCTTTGCacaaggatcacttctgctggttttcaggggaccatgtggggtgccaaggaccaaaccacctgtcagtcacatgccaggcaagaacTTTCCTTATCTGCTGTGTTATTTTTCCCTCCCtacccttattattattattattgtctttgggtcacacccagaggtgctctgggcttacttctgactctgtgctccaagataagtcctggaggtgctcaggggaatataggATGTCAaggatctaattttttttttaatattggggcctctcaagcagtgctcagggagtccgggggccactcctggggtgATGCTCAGCTGGTCTGGCTGCAGGGTTCAGGGGCTGGGCCTGAGGGTGCAGAAGTGCTTGTGCCATGGTGGGGGCCAACaaggccaccccagtggtgctcaggggaccctgtattTCCAGGTTCCAATCGGGGGCCTGGTGCACTAACCTCTGAGCTCTCTGGTCCTCTCCAGTACCCGTCTCTCGAGTGCTTGTTCAGTGTAGGTGCTAGTGTCACTCGGAGGCTTCTCCCGGGAAGGCTCTgcgccacccccacccacacagaaCCCTGCTTTCCCGCTGGGCTCCATTATATCTTCCTTTATTGGCTGTCCTGTATAATACAAATCTGCAAGTTTAGAtacaaaaaaatctggaaataaaagaTAGAAAAGTACCCGCCAGGcacccctccctcttcttccgGGACCCCTACACCACGGGCACCAACGTGAGGTAACTGAGCATCTCCTTCCTGTCCCCCTTGCCCTCCATCCGGGGCCCCCCAGCttggcccctgcccccaccgAGACCTTGGCCCAAAGAAGAGGTGACCCTGCGTGGGAGGGGGACGAGCACAGCGTTGGCAGTGAACGCAGCGGGTGGGCAGAGGGAAGCCCTTTGCTTGTGCTGAGTTTGGGGggaagggccaggctggggggtgcACACTCATGGGGGAGCCTAGGAGAGCCCCTCAGTGGGCGTCCGTCTTCCAGCCTGCCCGAACACTGGAAGGTGGAGGTGTACAAAAGAAACCGGGAAATGGAGCTTAAACGGAGGGTCCTCTGTGGGGGTCCTCGGGCCTGGTTCGGGGGAGCAGCATTGCCAGCTACACATGGGTCCCTTAGCCAGGCGGGGGTCTGTCCCTGAATTCCCTCCTGTCCCGACCTGGGCGTCACTATGGGGCCTatagagggggaggggggaggggggagagggaggagcgaCGTGGAGGGGCGTTGGGGGGCGCAGGCTGCGggacggtggggggaggggtgtgcctGCAGCCCCCAGGTCAGGCACCCGCAGATGCTGCTACAGCTCAATCTCGAAGGTCTTTTGCAGGTCGCCGGAGAAGGGGTTGGGCGGTTTCTCAGCTGCGGGTTTGCCTTCCAGCGCCGCCCACTGGGCCTCAAAGGGGTCCAAttcgggggccggggccggggtgggctctgggggccagggcGCCCCACTGGGGCGGGGGCGGACCTGGCCCCCTGGGGCACTGGGGGTTGCAGGGGCCGGGAAGGCCCGAGCTTTCCCCAGCAGGGCGGCGGGCTGCGGCTGGAGCTGGGCGGCCGAGCAGAAGGCGTTGGCCACCATCTGGGAGGGCGTGATGCCCACTACGGGCACCCGGGGCAGTGGGGGGTAGCCCAGGCCCGGGTAGGCGGGCACAAACGGGGGTTGCATGTGTGGGGGCGGCAGGAACACGGCCACCTGGGCGGGCGCAGCGTCGAAGGGCCCCACGGGGGCGGGGTAGGGCTGCAGGGCGGCGGGCACGGCGGTGgcttgttgctgctgctgctgctgctgctgctgctgctgctgcgctCGCGCCACCTGGGACACTTCTTCTAGCCACCTCTCGGCCTCCGAAGGGGTCCGCTTGTGCCCGGGCTGGAAGGCCGCGGCGGGGGCCACGGAGGGCTCGCCCCAGGCAGACGTCCCTGCAGAAGGCAGCAGGGCTCATAAGGAACCCGGGACTGGGGGGTCTGGGTCTGGGGGTGCTGCACTGCCGAGGGCGGGGACCCGAGGACTACTccggtcactgagcactgctgggaaggcccTCGCTGGTTCTACAGTGCGGGAGTGGGGTGTCTCAGCAGGACTCGCCCCCCACCCAGCGCCGCTTCCTTCTGGCTGGGCAGTGCCCAAAGCCTAACAAGTAAATCTTTTAATTTACATATTAAGAGGTGGGCGGGTGGGTGTTGGGCCatagccagaggtgctcaggggctactcctggctctgtgctcaggagtgatccctggtggggcttggggaatcatcTGCGGTGCTGGGCCTTGAACCCGCACCCGCTGCTACAGGGCATGTGTCTTCACCTGCTGTGGTCCCATGAAAATTTCcgtctgctttggggccacacccggcggggctcagggtgatgctggaaattgaacccgggtcggccgcgtgcaaggcaagcgccctccccactgtactctatcactctgaccctgagGGCCAGCGGTTCTAAGGCCCCTCCCAGGGGGACCAGGATCAGCCCCCAGGGCCCGGCTGTGCTCGGAGCACTCTTGTGGGAAGTTTCATGGCTCTGAGGCAGGGTAGCCTGACAGCGGGAGGCATCATTTCAGACAGGAAGATTTCCAGCGGAGACCCTGGTTCAAGCTGACCCCTTGTGCAAAAACCAATGAGACACCAAGATTCCCAGAGTGGTGGCCCCGGGGACCCCTGACTGGAGCTGAGGAGTGTAGGTGGGGTGGCCCCAGGGTTTACCTGTCGAGGTGGGCGGGGGCCCTGACGCGGGGGCCCCAGGGCTGGCGAAGGACGAGCTGATCTGCGTGCAGAGGGCGCTGATGCCGTCGCTGTCACTGGCCCCGGGGGGCTCCATCTCCGGCACTGTGGGCatcagggagaagaggagggaggagtgaACAGGCCCGGCCCCAGCCCGGAGTTCCTCTCCGCAAGTGGGCAGCTGATGTCAGGAGGCTGAGGCTCCCCAATGAAACTGGGGTGCTTGCCCCCTCATATAGAGAAACTGTGacagcccggggtgggggctACACACGGACAGCGTAGCTGTGAGGCTGCCCCCATGTGTGTCCTGCGGAGGTTGGACATCTCTCAGAAGCCACTCTGGGTTGGAGGGCAGAGCTAGTCCAGGGGTGAAGGCACATGacctgtatgtggctgaccctcatttgatcccaagtaccaccagctgTGAGGTATGGCCGGAGCACCCCTGGATACAGACCCACACCCCTCCcaggccctcccccagccccagcctccagCAGGTGCTTCAGGTTTGGTTCGTTTTCATTTGGGGGtgtcatacctgatggtgctcagagctgactcccagctctgtgctcagggatcactgctggtggggctcagggggagaccatctgggatgctggggatcgagcccaggttggccctgtccaaggcaagcgccctccccactgcactattgctccggcccccatgtgtctgagttggggatggaaccagcaCCCATGCCGGGCTCCAGGGACTGTGGGGAAGACAACCCACATGCAGTGGCTTCCTGAGAGACCTGtcacctttttctccttttcccacagcaaacatctttttaaatttttttttaaagaaactattcatttatatatttattttggattgggggccacatccggcgatgctcaggagttactccctggCACGCCGGGCaggctaggaggaccatatgtggtactgggaattgaacccatatccgttgcctgcaaggcaaaccccctacctactatacatcactccagcccctgcaaccattgcttttattatttattttttttggttgggggggacacacccagcagtgctcagaacttactcttgactctgagctcagggatcactcctggcagtgctcagagggctatatagggggctggagactAAATCCAGGTTTGCCTCAAGCAAAGCAAGTACGTTAcctaccatactatctctccagcagcaGCCCCCATCTTTCCTCTCCCCCTCAGAGCCAGAGGTGAAACCCagagccccagcctgccaggcgagcactgtagcactcagGCACGTTCCCAGCCTCACACTTGGCTGTCAGATCATGATCTCTGCCACggctctcctcctcctggccACGGCAGACATTAGTAATCAAATTCTCCCACCAAACTCTTTTGCTCACCTTTACCCCTCCTGGGGCCAGACCTCTTTGGGACACTGGCCAAACGCCGGGAGGGTCTGGCCCTTTTCCCTCCAAGCGAGTGTTCACAGAGCCACTGCACTGACAAAGCCACTGGTCACCCAGACAGTGGCTCTATGTATAGCCAAGGAGCCGAGTGGGCGTAGGGTTGAGGTCTGTGTAATTACACTCTGTGACAGTCACACAATGAAATCACCTGCGTGACTCACACTCCAGACGCAGCCGCTGTCAGCGACTGCGCCGCCTGTTCCTGTCACTACTAGCCAGTGATGGGACCCATCCTTCCTGTCACAGTCCCTAGAGAGCGTGGCTAACCAGTGGAGGTAGGTGCTGGTTAGTTTGGGATGTTGCCCTGGCCCGAAGGCAACATCCCAAACCCCTCGTCATGATGCCTGATGCCTCTCTTCACCTCCTGTCTCCTCTGGCCACATGTCTGGAGCAGAACCTGCCCTTCCTGACGCTCTGCTGGGTCATGCACATGGGTCATGCATGCAGACCATGCATGCCAATCATGCACACAGGTCATGCACACGCATCACGCATACGGATCACGCACATGGATCATGCACATGGGTCATGCACACAGATCACACATATGGACCATGCACACGGATAATGCAAGCCAATCATACACATCAACTCTCCAGGCCCCAGAGCCCCATTACTGCAGATGGTGCTAATCCACCAAATTCCTGGGTACCACCCACTTGGACCCTTCCTTGGCCTGATGGCAATGCTTGGAGGGAATCGGGCCTCCAAGCAGATTCCTAAGCCaaaccccgacacacacacactgtttcttTTGCTAACTAGTCCTGGCGGAGGCCAAtccttctccttttttgtttctgggccacacccagcgatgctcagggttgagtCCCAGCTttgagctcaggatcactcccagtgggttTCAGGGTTGCCAggatcagccccatgcaaggcaaatgccctcccctctcgctgtactctctctccagcccactctttTCCCGGAGGCCAGTAGACTCTGCCAGTCAATCCGGTCCTATTTCACCTTGCTTCTCCCCCATGTCCACAGCAAGATTACCAAGATTCCTGCTCTGGGGCCCGAGcagcagtacagtgggcagggggcctgccttgcttgcagccaacccgggatcaatctctggcacctcacatggtcccctgagcccctccaggagtaattcctgagtgcagagccaggagtaacccctgagcaccatgtttgggtgtagcccccaaacaagacaaaagatTTCTACTTCTCTCCCTAGGTGGTCTCGGACTGTGCCTAGCCAGTGGCTGACGGTGCCTGTTGCTTGTGGCATGTCCCACCCCTTACAGAAGCAGCCGAGATCCAGAAGCTTCTTCCCCCTTGGGGCTCACCTGTGCCTTTCACCTGGAAGTCGGTGCGACGCTGTAGTGTAGACGGCAGCTCGTTCAGTCGTAGGCTCAGCTGCCGTTTGAAAGGCGAGTTCTTCTGGCTGAGCGCCGGGAAGCCCCGGAAGGAGCCCTGGCGAACCAGCTGCTCCAGGGGGGCGTGGCGCCGGGGGATGGCAGCCGCCGTGGTGCCCGCTGCCACCGGGGTACCCGCCTCCCCCTTCTCGCCGGGGGATGTGGTGGCGGGTGTTGGAGACACATGTCCAGGCTGTGCGGGGCCGGGCGCCGCCGAGGGGGCAGCTGCTGCCTCTGCTGGAGACACAGGACACAGGGTCAGTCGCCTCACTGCAGCCTCCTGCTGGCCCAGATCATTCCCCCGGCTGTCTCCCTCACCCAGTGCCCCCTGCAGGCTGGTGACCATCCTGCAACTCTTAGGGCTCAGGCCGAGATTACCTCCCCTTCAGCACCTGCCCCTGCCCGGAAGGCCAGTACCTCACACCAACCCTCTGTCTGACAGAGCTTTCTGCTATTatctgaacctgggtcggtcgcgtgcaaggcaaacgctctacctgctgggctactgctccagtccaaccCTATAACtgtatataaaattaacatataattatgtattacaaagtatattatatataatatacaatgctATGTATACTATATTTGTTATATAGTAtatagttggactggagcaatagcccagcaggtagggcatttgccttgcacgcggccgacccgagttcaattcctctgtccctctcagagagccggcaagctaccaagaatatcccgcccgcacagcagagtctggcaagctatccatggtgtattcgatatgccaaaaacagtaacaataagtctcacaatggtgcccactcgagcaaatcgatgagcaatgggatgacagtgacaatatatagttaaatatatatattttttccctcccCGCCATGCTGGGAACCCAatccagcacatgcaaggcaagtgcatccAGCTGAGCCAATTCCTCAGCTTATAAGTATGTAAAGAGGTTTGTCAGGGGCCAgaatagatagcacagtgggtagggtgtttgccttgcatgcggccattaGGGAGTATTCCCAGACTTATACATGGTTCACCCCTATCTGTACCTGGACTGATCcctaagtccagagccagaagtaacccctgagcattgctagctgtggtccccaaacaaaaccacagCTGGGCTTCTGCAACTTCTATTTGCCCCTCCCCACCGCCTTTTTTTGTGAGGGGATTTTAGGCCACACGAGGCAATTCCAGGggatactccttgctctgcactcaggaatcacccctggtgggctcaggggaccatacgaaatgccggggattgaacaagatggctacatgcaaggcaaaccctctacccgctgttctgtctctctaacCTCTCAACTCAGATCATTTCACTTGACCTGGGTATACAGGtataaagtcatcatcatcatcatcatcatcatcatcatcatcatca
This Sorex araneus isolate mSorAra2 chromosome 8, mSorAra2.pri, whole genome shotgun sequence DNA region includes the following protein-coding sequences:
- the NUMBL gene encoding numb-like protein isoform X2, translating into MSRSAAASGGTRRPEHRLPPAPCGAPGPPAPSRTEPDGAGTMNKLRQSLRRRKPAYVPEASRPHQWQADEDAVRKGTCSFPVRYLGHVEVEESRGMHVCEDAVKKLKAMGRKSVKSVLWVSADGLRVVDDKTKDLLVDQTIEKVSFCAPDRNLDKAFSYICRDGTTRRWMCHCFLALKDSGERLSHAVGCAFAACLERKQRREKECGVTAAFDASRTSFAREGSFRGRPAEREASDKKKEAAAAPSAAPGPAQPGHVSPTPATTSPGEKGEAGTPVAAGTTAAAIPRRHAPLEQLVRQGSFRGFPALSQKNSPFKRQLSLRLNELPSTLQRRTDFQVKGTVPEMEPPGASDSDGISALCTQISSSFASPGAPASGPPPTSTGTSAWGEPSVAPAAAFQPGHKRTPSEAERWLEEVSQVARAQQQQQQQQQQQQQATAVPAALQPYPAPVGPFDAAPAQVAVFLPPPHMQPPFVPAYPGLGYPPLPRVPVVGITPSQMVANAFCSAAQLQPQPAALLGKARAFPAPATPSAPGGQVRPRPSGAPWPPEPTPAPAPELDPFEAQWAALEGKPAAEKPPNPFSGDLQKTFEIEL
- the NUMBL gene encoding numb-like protein isoform X1 codes for the protein MSRSAAASGGTRRPEHRLPPAPCGAPGPPAPSRTEPDGAGTMNKLRQSLRRRKPAYVPEASRPHQWQADEDAVRKGTCSFPVRYLGHVEVEESRGMHVCEDAVKKLKAMGRKSVKSVLWVSADGLRVVDDKTKDLLVDQTIEKVSFCAPDRNLDKAFSYICRDGTTRRWMCHCFLALKDSGERLSHAVGCAFAACLERKQRREKECGVTAAFDASRTSFAREGSFRGRPAEREASDKKKAEAAAAPSAAPGPAQPGHVSPTPATTSPGEKGEAGTPVAAGTTAAAIPRRHAPLEQLVRQGSFRGFPALSQKNSPFKRQLSLRLNELPSTLQRRTDFQVKGTVPEMEPPGASDSDGISALCTQISSSFASPGAPASGPPPTSTGTSAWGEPSVAPAAAFQPGHKRTPSEAERWLEEVSQVARAQQQQQQQQQQQQQATAVPAALQPYPAPVGPFDAAPAQVAVFLPPPHMQPPFVPAYPGLGYPPLPRVPVVGITPSQMVANAFCSAAQLQPQPAALLGKARAFPAPATPSAPGGQVRPRPSGAPWPPEPTPAPAPELDPFEAQWAALEGKPAAEKPPNPFSGDLQKTFEIEL